CAATCGAGAAATTTCCGCTGCCGGGCCGCGCCCCGGCCAGCGTGCCATCGGGCAGGGCGGAGGGCTCATAGGTGAAGGCTGCCAGCTTGCCCGAAGCCGCGCGGCGCAGCAAAGGCGCGGAGCCGGGCGAGCCCACCTCCTCATCGCTGTTCAGCACCACCTGATAGCCGATCTTTTCGTGATCGGGGCAGGCTTCAAATGCTTTCAGCGCGCCCAGCATCACGGCGATGCCGCCTTTCATATCGGCCACGCCGGGCCCGTTCAGCACGCCGGGGCTGAGCCATTGGCAGGTCTGGAAGGGGTGGTCGGCCTCGAAGACGGTGTCCATATGGCCGGTCAGCAGCAGCTGGATCGGAGCCTGCGGGCGCACCGTCAGCAGCAGATTGCGGCCATGGGTGACATCGCTTTCCCGGCCTTGCGCGTCGATCTTCGTGACCGGTTCAGGGGCCAGCAGGTCGATCTCGCCGGGCAAGGCCGCAAAGCCTTGCGCCAGTTGCTCGGCCATGGTGGCGAGCCCCGCCAGATTGCGGCTGCCGCTGTTGATCGCGGCCCAGCCCAGCACCTGATCCAGCATGGGCGCGGCCATGGCCTGTTCCACCACGACTTGCTCAGCGCTGGTGAGCGCCTCCGTCATTGCGGCAATCCGGGGATGGGCAGGCTTTCGATACGCGGCGCCTCGAAGCTGGCGGCGGGATAGGCGCAGTAATCGGCGGCATAGGCCGCGCTGGGCCGGTGATTGCCCGAGTCCCCCAGCCCGCCAAAGGGCATGGCCGAGGCGGCACCGGTCGTCGGGCGGTTCCAGTTGACCACGCCCGCACGGATTTCCGAAGCGAAACGCTCCCACAGCGCTGCGTCCTGCGCGATCAGCCCCGCCGAAAGGCCAAAGCTGGTGTTGTTGGCGGCGGCGATGGCGGCATCGAAACTGTCGGCGCGGATCACCTGCAACACCGGGGCGAAGATTTCCTCGTCCGGAGTGGCGACGCCGGTCACCTCCAGCACGGCGGCGCCCATAAAGGCGCTGTCGTCCCCGCGCGGCGCGGCGGGGGGCAGCAACAGCTTGGCGCCGGAAGCGGTGAGGGCCGCTACGGCCTCGCATGCCTTATGGGCGGCGCGGGCCGAGATCAGCGGGCCCATAAAGCCTTCCTCTTCGTCCCATGCGCGCACGGGCAGGGCTGCGGCTTGAGCCAGTACCGCTTCCAGCACCCGATCGCCCGCAGCGCCGCTGGGCAGGATCAGGCGGCGTGCGCAGGAACAACGCTGGCCGGTGGTGATAAAGGCCGAATGGCTGACCAGAGAAGCGACGGCCTCAGCTTCACCGTCCCCGATGTCTTCTGGCCAAGCGATCAGCGGATTGTTGCCCCCCAGTTCCAGCGCCAGAATGACATGCGGGCGGTCGGCAAAGGCGCGGCGGAACACGCGCCCGGCCTGTGCCGACCCCGTGAACAGCAGGCCATCGATATCGCCTGCAACCAGAGCCGCGCCGGTTTCCCGCCCGCCCTGTACGATCTGGAACACACCCTCGGGCAAGCCGGCCTCGGCCCACAGTTCGGCCATCCGCGCGCCCACCGCAGGCGTTTCTTCCGAGGGCTTGAACACCACCACATTGCCCGCGATCAGCGCCGGAACGATATGCCCATTGGGCAGGTGACCGGGGAAATTATACGGCCCCAGCACCGCCATCACCCCATGCGGACGATGGCGCAGCACCGAGCGGCCAAAGGGCATCTCCTGCTCGCGCAGGCCCGCGCGTTCGGCCTGAGCGGCGATGGAGATCTCCACCTTGCCGATCATGGCGTTGACCTCGCCCCGGCTGTCCCACAGCTGCTTGCCGGTTTCCTGCGCGATCAGCCGGGCGAAACCTTCCAGCTGTTCTTTCAACAAAGCGCCAAAACGACGGGCGATGGCCAGCCTGTCCTCCAGCGGCGTGCGCGCCCAGAGCGGCGCTGTGGCGCGGGCGCGCTCCAGCGCCTGCTGGCATTCCGCCGGGCCATCCACAGGCCCCTCCCAGATGATGGCGCCGTTAGCCGGGTTGGTCGATTGCAGGATCATGGGGTCATTCTCGCCTTCGGGGTCAAGCTGTCAACCGGCGGTGCGCGTTGCCGCCAGCGCGTCTTCCAGACGGGTCAGGGCCTCTGCGGCTTCCTCGCTGGTGATGTTGAGCGGGGGCAGCAGGCGGATGCAGTTCTCACCGCCGCCTGCCACCAGCAGGCCATGCTCGCGGGCGGTGGCCATCATGGCGCGGTTGTTGGGCACCAGCTTCACGCCGATCAGCAGACCCTTGCCGCGCACATCGACCACCAGATCGGGATAGCGCGCGGCGATTTCGCGCAGACCGGCGAAAAGCTGATCGGAGATGCTGCGCACATGGGCCATCATCTCCTCCTGAGCGATGGCGTCGAAAGCGGCGGTGGCGACGGCCATGGCCAGCGGATTGCCGCCGAAGGTCGTGCCATGCGCCGCCACGGTCATGCCCTTCGCGGCCTTCTCCGTGGCGAGGCAGGCGCCGACGGGGAAGCCGCCGCCCAGCGCCTTGGCGATGGCCATGATGTCGGGCGCGGCGTCCTCCACCCATTGATGCGCGAAGAGGCGCCCGGTGCGGCCCATGCCGCATTGCACCTCGTCATGGATCAGCAGCGTGCCGGTCTCGTTGCAGAGGGCGCGAATCCAGCGCAGCCATTCCGCATCGAGCGCGCGGGCGCCGCCTTCGCCCTGCACCGGCTCGACGATGACAGCGGCGGCAGTGGGCGCGCGCAGGGCAGCCTCGATGGCGGGCTTGTCATCGAGCGAAAGCTGGATGAAGCCGGGCATGCGGGGGCCGAAGCCCTCCAGATAGGAGGGATTGCCCGAGGCGTTGATCGCGCCATAGGTGCGGCCATGGAAGGACCCGGCAAAGCCGATGATGTCGATCCTTTCAGGCGCGCCATTGGCGTGGTGATAGCGCCGCGCGGTTTTCAGCGCGCATTCCACCGCCTCCGTGCCCGAATTGGCGAAGAAAACAGTGTCGGCGAAGGAGGCTTCGACCAGCTTGTGGGCCAGCTCCTCCTGCTGCGGAATGCGGAAGATGTTGGAGACATGCCAGAGCTTTTCGGCCTGATCGGTCAGCGCTTTCACCAGCACCGGCGCGCAATGGCCAAGGCTGTTGGTGGCCACGCCCGAAACGCAGTCGAGATAGGCGCGCCCATCCCGGCCATACAGCCACACGCCCTTGCCGTGATCGGCTTCCAGCGGGGCGCGGTTGTAGACGCCCATCAGTTCCTGGGCCTTGGGCTTGTCCTGGGTCTCGATCATGCTGCTTGTTCCTCTCTCCACAGGCGGAAGTCGCCGAGGCGGCCTGTTGCGATCAGGCCCTTGCTGGTGCGGATTGGCGTGGTTTCATCCACCACCACGCAGTCGCGAATGGTGGCGATATGGTTGGTGCGGGCATGGACGGTGGGGCCTGCGTCAAAAATGTCGCAATAGCCGTCGTCGAGGAAATCCTCGCCCATCAGCAGGCGATAGGCGGGGAGGGATTTTTCATGCGGGCGGCCGATCACCTCGCGTGCGGCGGCGGGCAGCATCGAGGTGTAGATCGGATAGCGCGGCATCAGATCGGCGATGAACTGATTGCCATGCATGGCGTTGAACAGGTCGGCCTCCAGCACGCCGCCGCCGAAGAAGGGGCCGGCCACCGCGTCCCAGAAGGGGCTTGTGTCGCCCTCCATCCAGCCGCGCAGTTCGGCCACCACCTGATCGCCGAAACGCTCGCGGTGCTGGGCGATGAAGAGGTAGCGGCTGCGCGCTAGCATTGCCCCCATGCCGCCGGTGCGCGCATCGGGGTGGAGGAACAGTCCGGCGATTTCGGTGGCGCCGTCGAAGTCGTTCACCAGATGGAGGACATTGGTGGAAAAGCTGCGGTTGAGCCCGCGCGAGGCATGGGTGACGCGCGCGCTCTTGTAGCTGTAAAAAGGCCAGCGCACGCCGATGCGCGAGAAGATGCTGGCGGTGCCAATGACCTTGCCCGCGCCGTTGTCCAGCGCCAGCATGTAGAACTCGTCCTGCGGGGCGGTGATCTGCACTTCGAGCGAATCCTCGCTCCAGGCGAGGCGTTCCTGCAGGGCGGCGCGGTCGTTGGGCAGGTTGGTCATGCCGCCGCCGGAGAGCGCGGCAAGGGCGAGCAGGGCGTCCAGATCCGCCATGCGGGCCATGCGGATGAAGGGCTGATTGGCGGCTGGCGCGGTCATCGCAGCTCCTCCTTGCCGAAGCCCAGCAGGTTGAGCAGGGCGGCGCGGGCGGTCCAGCATTGCTGCCATAGATCGGGGTTGCCGATGTCTTCCGGCGCGATGTGTTCGGGCCAGTGGCGGGTGATGAGGTCGGCCAGCGCATCGGCCTTGCCTTCGGTGAGCAGGAAGCGTTGGTCGAGTGCGGCCAACTCGCTTTCCTCCAGCGCGACGCGCAGGCGCAGGCAGGCCGGGCCGCCGCCGTTGCGCATGGATTCGCGCAGAGTCATGAACTGCGTGCTGCGGATCGGGCCGTTCGAGGCGATGAGGTCTTCCAGCCACGCGACCACCGAGGGCACCTCGCGCGCCTCACCGGGGAGCAGGAGCAGCATGCCGCCCTCGGGCAGCGTCACCAGTTGCGAGTTGAACAGATAGGAGCGGATCGCATCCGCCAGTGAAACGCGGGCGGCGGGCACCTCGATGATCTGGGCTTCGGGCAGGCGCTGGCGGATGGCGGCGTAGAGGGCGTCGCGATCGGCAAAGGCCTGTTCGTGGGTGAAGAGCACGGTTTCATTGGCGACCGCCACCACATCATTGTGGAAGGCGCCTGCCGCGATGGCCTCGTCACTCTGGCGGGCGAGCAGGGCGTTGCGGCTTGGCAGATTGTGGCGACGAACAAGAGCTTCCGCTGCAAGGCGATGCTGGCGGGCAGGGAAACCGCCCACCGGGCCCGCGCCATGGACGAAGATTTCCAGCCCCTCGGCGCCATGACTGGTGGCGAGCCGCATATGATTGGCCGCGCCCTCATCGCCGAAGGGGGCGGGCAGGGGGGCATGCACGCGCACGCAGGGGACGTTGGCGAAAAGGGCGCTGAGCTGCCGCTGCGTCTGCGGCGCCTCAATGCTGCGGTGAGGCATGGAGGCCAGATTGGCGACGGACAGATGCGTCAGCCCATCGGCGCTGTCAGGCCGGGGCGAGACGGTGGCGGCATTGGCCGTCCACATCGCTGAGGCGGAAAAGCTGTTGCGGAAAAGCGCCGGATCGGCGGCCCATGCCGCGCGGCAGACTTCCAGATCGCTGCCCGTAAAGCCCATGCGGCGCAGCCATGCGGCATTGGGCCGGTCATGGGGCAGCAGCAGGCCCTGCGGCAGGCCCAGCGCCATCATCTGCCGCATCTTGGCCAGTCCTTGCAGCGCCGCTTCTCGCGGGGCTGAGACGCTGCCCGCATGCGTGGCCGAAGCGATGTTGCCCAGCGAGAGCCCGGCGTAATTATGGCTGGGGCCGACCAGCCCGTCGAAATTGACCTCCAGCATGCGTATCAGCCTTTTGTTATTCCTTGAACTCCTGATAAACCCATTCGGCCTGAGCAATCTCATGCATAAAATGCCGATTGATATGAGTGAATGGAATGGATCAGGATGACCGGCGGCTGCTGCCGTCCATCACCATGCTGCAATGTTTCGAGGCGGCGGCGCGCTATGGCAGCGCCTCGCTGGCGGGGGAGCGCATTGGTCTCACGCAAAGCGCGGTCAGCCGCCATATCGCCAGCCTTGAGACATGGCTGGGCAAGCCCTTGTTCGATCGTGTGGGGCGCCGCATCGTGCTCAACGAGCAGGGGCGGCTTTATCTGGACCGCATCGCCCGGCCCTTAAGCGAAATCCGCGCGGCCACGCGCGATATGTTGGGGCATGGATCGGGGCGGGTGGTCAATCTGGCAACGCTGCCGACCTTCGGCATGCGCTGGATCGCGCCGCGCCTGCCCGGCCTGCTGATGCATGACCCCGATCTGGTGGTGAACATCGCCGCGCGCATCGATATCTTCAACTTCGCCGATGAGGCTTTCGATGCCGCCATTCACGTGGGCCCGCCTGACTGGCCTGATGTGGAGCATGACCTGCTGTTTCGCGAAAGGGTGATCCCGGTGCTGTCACCGGCGCTGGCGCAAAGCGCAGGGGTGAAGACTGCGGAAGATTTTCTGCGTGTGCCGCTGCTGGAACAGAGCGCGCGGCGCGATGCCTGGCAGAAATGGTTTGCGCTCAGCGATGTGGCCTGTCCGGCGGATCGGGCCGTTTCGGTGATGGGGCATTTCTCGATGCTGGCGCAGGCGGCCTGTGCGGGGGCCGGGGCGGCGCTGCTGCCCAGCTTTCTGATCCAGCCCGAGCTGCAGTCCGGCGCGCTGGTGGCCCCGGTGGAGCGCGCTCTGGCCGAGGATCGCAACTATTATCTGGTCTATCCCAAAGCGAAATTGCAGATGCCGCATTTCGCCCAATTGCGCGATTGGCTGCTGGAGGAAGCAGCCAAGGAAATCAGCGCGGAATATGGGTGATCACTTGCCCCGGTGAGGCCTTGATCGCCTCGGCAGCGGCGGGATCGAGCAGAATGCCGCCTTCGGTCGGCTGGACGCGACCATAGGCGGCGCGGAAGTGGTCCAACCGGCCATGCGCCACCAGACTTTCGGTGCCGTCATTGTCCTGAATGGCCACGATCTGGTCCTGCTGGGCCTGACGGATGGTGACGATATCGTCGGTGTTGCAGACCATGGTGGGGCCGCCGTCAAAGACGTCGATGTAATTACGGTAGGCGAAGCCTTCCTTCTCCAGCATGCGCTGCGCCGCGCGGCCAGAGGGGTGAGGCACGCCCATCACCGCCATTGCGCTTTCGGGCACCATGGCGGTGTAGATCGGGTGCTTGGGCATCAGATCGGCGATGAATTGCGCGCCGCGCACCGCCTTGAACTCATCGGCCTCACGGAAGGGCATGCCGAAGAAGCGGCCCGTCACCCCGTCCCAGAAGGGCGAGATGCCGCATTCGTCGATCACGCCGCGCAGCTCGGCCAGCGTGCGGTCGGCGAAGCGCGCGCGATGCATCGCGATAAAGAGATAGCGGCTGCGCGCCAGCAGCGATCCGGCGCCCGCCGACCTTTCGGTGGGATGCAGGAACAGCCCGCCGACCTCGCTGCTGCCATTGTGATCGGTCACCAGCGTCAGCATCTCGCTGCGGATCGCGCGGGAGAATTCGCTGGAATAATGGGTGAAGGCATCGATGCGATAGGAATAATGCGGGCGATCCATGCCGATGCAGGAGAAGATCTGGCAGGTGCCGCGCACCTTGCCGGTCTCCAGATCTTCCAGCACGAACATATACATGTCGCTGGCCAGCTCGTTCGGCGAACGCCCGAAGGAGGCGGCGGCGGTATCCAGCTTGTCCTGCAGCTTGGGGCGGTCGGCGGGCAGGTTGGTGAAGCCGCCGCCGGTGCTTTTGGCCATCTCATAGATGGCGGACAGATCGTCTTGGCTGGCGGCTCTCAGGACATGGGTCATCGTCGGGCAATGTAACCGCCCTTGAATTTAGCGCAAGGCTTGTGCCGCCAGAGCATCGCAATCGGCATCCTGAGCGCGCGGCCCCTGCTTGCCGGTGATGGCAGCGCCCACCATGCCGAGGATGCCGCCAAGCGATTTTGCATGAGGCGGCACCTTGATATCGGGCTGTTTGATCGTGCCTGCGATGGGGATGGCGCCGGGCAGGCGCAGCAGCGCCTTGCCCTTGGGCGCGCCCTTGAGAGTGAGCGCCAGCCTTTCGTCGCTCAAATTCAGCGTGCCCCACACGCTGGTCTGCCCGCGTGAGGTATCGATCAGGATCGGCGCGGGCCGGGCGAGGCCATGGCGCACATCCAGCCGCATCACCATGCAGCGCAGGCTGGCCATATCCTGCTTGCCTGACGTCAGCCCACCGCCGACATCCTGCCCCAGCAAAGCGGCGGTGCGCGCCGGGATCTGCCCATCGCGGCCCACCAGTGCAACGGTGCCGCTTCCCGCGCCAAGAGCCGCGCGCACCGTATGGCCATAGCCGCTCATCGCCATGTTTCCGACCAGACTGCCGTCGATTTGGGCGGGGGGGAAGAAGTCCATCAGCCGTGCGCCGCGCATGGCGAGGTTGACCGTCAACTGTGGATCGCGTTGGCCCGGTTTGGACTGATCGATGCGCAGACTGCCCGCGAAGGTGCCATGTGTGAGGCCGAGGGTGAGGGGGCTGATCGCCAACCGGCTGCGCTCCAGCGAGAGATGGGCGCTCATGCTGCGGAAGGGGCTGGGCCCCGGCCAGAGCAGATGATCGACGCGCAGATCCAGCGCCCCATCGGTATGGACGACATGTTTGAGATCGATCGCCGATCCGGGCAGCAACCGTGGCCCCAGCCGGGCCTTCAGCGCCGCGCCCCGCGCCTTGCCGGCATCGGAGGAGAGATCGTTGAAATCGAAACGGTTGGCGAACAGCGCTCCGGTGATCCGGCTGCGCCCCTGCCGTTTGACGATGGTGGCATGACCGGCGATATCAGACCGGCCGACGGTGCCTAAGAGGTGATCAATCACCCAATCGGGCCGGTTGCGGCGGATTTGGGCCGTCAGTTGCACGGGCTGCGTGCCGGGCAGCCCGGCCTCGATGATCGCGTCGAGCAGCTTGAGGTCGGTGGCATGGCCCTGCGCCTCACCCTGTAGATGAGCCAGATCGAGCGGCCTTGGCATGGTGCCCTTTATGGCAAAGCCCACGGCGGGGCTTTCGATGGTCAGCTGATAGGGCCATGCGGCATGGGCCTGACCCTCCACGATGGCTGCGCCTTGCGCCTTGATCTGCACGGGATGGCCCATCACCAGACCCTGGCCCTCCACCCTCAGGCTGGCCCTGTCGGAGGTGATCGCCACATCCAGCGAACGGTCGCGCTTGTCGTCAAGATAGCGCAGGCGGCTGTCGGTGATATGCAGCACGCGCAGCAGCGCCGGATGGCCGCCCGCATTGCTCTGGCCGTTGGACCAGTTCCTGCGCCCTTGCGCATTGCGATAGAAGGAGAGCAGGGCGCCTTTCAGATCGGCCCGCTCCAGCGCCATATTGCCGGAGAGCAGCGACCACACGGAGAGCTGCACATCGGCCTGATCAATGCGGGCCAGATCGTCCAGACCAGCTTTGGCCCCCGGTTCGACCCATGTTGGTTGCGGCCAGCGGATGGCCTTGAAGCGCAGATGGGGATGGAAGGAAATGGTGTCCACCCGCTCCATTGCGCCGATGGTGACGGGGCGGCCTGTGCGCTCGGAAAGGCGCGCCTCGATACGGCCCTTGAGCAGGCCCCAAGGGAACATCGCCAGGCCGAGCAGGCCCAGCCCCGGCAGCACAAGGCATGCCGCCGCCGCCCAGGTGAGGCGGCGGCGGAGCAGCGTACGATCCGTCAGGGTACGCGGCGCCCGGACAGGACCTGAACCAGCAGCACGATCAGCGCGATCACCAGCAGCAGATGGATCAGGCCACCGCCCACCGGCACGACGAAAGCGCCCAGCGCCCAGAGGATCAGCAGAACGACAAGAATGGTCCACAACATGGTTTCTCTCCCAGCAACACTACCAGAATGAAGCGTCAAGAGAGGCTGTGGTTCCTTGCGCAGGCCGTCAGGGCTTGGAAGGTGCGCTCATCGAGAAGGGGGCATCCGCCTTGGCACTGGCCCATTGCGGATTGGGCGTGGGCCCCATCACAAAGCGCAGCGTGCCGCCCGCCTGCAGCATCTCGCGCGAGAGCCATGGCCGGGTGTAAGGCGTGCCGTTGAAGCTGGCCGACTGGATATAGACGTTCTTCGGGCCATTGTTTTCGGCCTCGATGGTCAGCGCCTTGCCGCCCGGCATTGTGACCTGCACCTTGCGGAACAGCGGGCTGCCGATGGCATATTGCCCCACCCCGGGCGTCACCGGATAGAAGCCCAGCGCCGAAAACACATACCACGCCGAGGTCTGGCCATTGTCCTCATCGCCCGGATAGCCGTCGGGCGTCGCCGAATAGAGCCGCGCCATCACATCGCGCGCATGGGCCTGTGCCTTCCACGGCTGACCGGCCCAGTCATAGAGGTAGATCATATGCTGGATCGGCTGATTGCCATGGGCGTATTGGCCCATGTTGACGATCTGCATCTCGCGCGTTTCGTGGATCACCGCGCCGTAATAGGCATCGTCGAACAGGGGCGGCAGGGTGAAGATGGAATCGAGCTTGTCGGTGAAGGGCTTGTCGCCGCCGGAAAGGTTGATCAGCCCCTGCACGTCCTGCATCGCCGAGAAGCTGTAATGCATCGCATTGCCCTCGGTGAAGGCATCGCCCCAGGCATAGGGGGTGAAGGGCGCCATCCAGCTGCCATCCTGCTTGCGCCCGCGCATCCAGCCTGATGTTGCATCATAGACATTGCGGTAGTTCTGCGCATGGCCCGCGTAGAGCCTGGCATCCTTGCTCTTGCCCAGCGCCGCCGCCAGCCGCGACAGGGAGAAATCCGCCGTGGCATATTCCAGAGTCCGCGCCGCGCTTTCATTGATGCCGATATCATAGGGGACATAGCCCAGCCTGTTGTAGGCCTCCACACCCTCGCGGCCCACGGCGCTGAGCACCTCGCCCTTGGCATTGCGGGGCCGCCCTGCCGAGGTGGTGGCGTTCTTCACCATCGCCTCATAGAGCGTGTTCACATCGAAACCGCGCACGCCGTTGAGGTACGCATCCGCGATGATGTTGGTGGAATTCGACCCGATCATCACATCGCGCTGGCCGGGGCTCATCCATTCGGGCAGCCAGCCGCCCTCCTTATAGGCATTGGCGAGGCCCTGCATGATCTGGCTGTCGAGATCGGGGCGCACCAGCACGAAATAGGGGAAGACGGCGCGCCATGTGTCCCAGAAGCCGTTGTCGGTGAACATCGGGCCATCATGGACCTTGCCGTCATAGGGGCTGTAATGGACCGTCTTGCCGCTGCCATCCACCTCATGGAACATGCGGGGGAAGAGCAGCATGCGGTACATCGCCGAATAGAAGGTGCGGCGGTTGTCCAGATTGGGATCGCTGACCTGAATGCGGCCCAACTCGGCTTCCCATGCGGCCTTGGCCTTGGCTTGCGTCTCGGCGAAGCTGTCGCTGCCGAGTTCCTCCAGATTGCGCTCGGCCTGCTCGGGGCTGATGAAGGAGGAGGCGACCTTTACACCCACCTGCTCGCCATCGGCGGTCCTGAAGCTGACCACCGCGCCGACATGGGCGCCCTCGCGGGTCAGGGCGTTGGAAAGCTGCCAGGCTTCATCCCAGCTTTGGCTGATGCTGAAATCATGGTCGAACTGGGCGACGAAGTAGTTGCGGAAATTGCCCGGGACCCCGCCATGATTGTTGCGCACATAGCCGATGATCCGCCGCTTTTCCGGCTCGATCTTCACCATCGATCCGCCAGCCAGACCGTCGAGCAGGATATGGGCGTCATCGCTTTTGGGGAAGGTGAAGCGGAACTGCGCGGCACGGTTGGTGGGCGTCACCTCGGCGGTGACGTTGTAATCGGCCAGATAGACCTTGTAGCCATAGGGATGGCTTTCCTCGGCCTTGTGGCTGAACCAGCTGGCGCGCTCATCCTCCTTCAGCTT
The Novosphingobium terrae DNA segment above includes these coding regions:
- a CDS encoding GH92 family glycosyl hydrolase; the protein is MKNLVARLLLAVASLALTAPAMAQEAPEALADLVNPLMGTDSDHELSYGNTYPAVAVPWGMNFWSPVTGKPGSGWGYMYHDKKINGIKQTHQPSPWMKDYAAFSLFAETGPVKLKEDERASWFSHKAEESHPYGYKVYLADYNVTAEVTPTNRAAQFRFTFPKSDDAHILLDGLAGGSMVKIEPEKRRIIGYVRNNHGGVPGNFRNYFVAQFDHDFSISQSWDEAWQLSNALTREGAHVGAVVSFRTADGEQVGVKVASSFISPEQAERNLEELGSDSFAETQAKAKAAWEAELGRIQVSDPNLDNRRTFYSAMYRMLLFPRMFHEVDGSGKTVHYSPYDGKVHDGPMFTDNGFWDTWRAVFPYFVLVRPDLDSQIMQGLANAYKEGGWLPEWMSPGQRDVMIGSNSTNIIADAYLNGVRGFDVNTLYEAMVKNATTSAGRPRNAKGEVLSAVGREGVEAYNRLGYVPYDIGINESAARTLEYATADFSLSRLAAALGKSKDARLYAGHAQNYRNVYDATSGWMRGRKQDGSWMAPFTPYAWGDAFTEGNAMHYSFSAMQDVQGLINLSGGDKPFTDKLDSIFTLPPLFDDAYYGAVIHETREMQIVNMGQYAHGNQPIQHMIYLYDWAGQPWKAQAHARDVMARLYSATPDGYPGDEDNGQTSAWYVFSALGFYPVTPGVGQYAIGSPLFRKVQVTMPGGKALTIEAENNGPKNVYIQSASFNGTPYTRPWLSREMLQAGGTLRFVMGPTPNPQWASAKADAPFSMSAPSKP